One Leopardus geoffroyi isolate Oge1 chromosome C1, O.geoffroyi_Oge1_pat1.0, whole genome shotgun sequence DNA segment encodes these proteins:
- the LOC123596854 gene encoding 60S ribosomal protein L28-like — MGGPHCQLANSARLREVCPLPCPVVWRCSSFLIKRKKKTPSTQPDNPKAHNSFCYNRLVSPQDCGHGWARVGTELLTKGMVQRRSGQRNPATSSVRTAVNKNARATLSSTRHTTRKSKYRPDVYMAARSLCW, encoded by the exons ATGGGGGGGCCTCACTGCCAGCTGGCCAACAG TGCGAGGCTGCGTGAGGTGTGCCCACTGCCTTGTCCGGTCGTGTGGCGCTGCTCCAGCTTCCTGatcaagaggaagaagaagacacCCAGCACCCAGCCAGATAACCCGAAGGCTCACAACTCCTTCTGCTACAACAGGCTTGTTTCACCGCAAGACTGTGGGCATGGGTGGGCACGGGTGGGCACCGAGCTGCTGACCAAAGGCATGGTGCAGCGGAGATCCGGCCAGCGAAACCCTGCCACCTCCAGCGTGAGGACTGCTGTCAACAAGAATGCCCGGGCCACCCTCAGTAGCACCAGGCACACGACCCGCAAGAGCAAGTACCGCCCAGATGTGTACATGGCTGCCAGAAGCCTGTGCTGGTGA
- the OAZ3 gene encoding LOW QUALITY PROTEIN: ornithine decarboxylase antizyme 3 (The sequence of the model RefSeq protein was modified relative to this genomic sequence to represent the inferred CDS: deleted 1 base in 1 codon) has protein sequence MCSTSGLLKRGKTRNYLYPIWSPYAYYLYCYKYRITLREKMLPCYKSIIYKEREDLTLRPRYCLQCSESPAGLQGVRSTEQGDHDQLKELYSAGNLTVLATDPLLHQDPVQLDFHFRCTPQTSTHWHGLLCDHRLFLDIPYQALDQGNWESLTATLEYVEEKTNVDLVFVSFQNNRNDRGALLRAFSYMGFEVVRPDHPVLPPWDNVIFMVYPLERELGHLPSEPP, from the exons ATGTGTAGCACCTCTGGATTATTAAAG AGGGGAAAAACACGGAACTACCTCTACCCGATCTGGTCACCATACGCCTATTACCTTTACTGTTACAAATACCGGATCACCCTCCGGGAGAAGATGCTGCCTTGTTATAAAAG CATCATATATAAGGAACGGGAGGACTTGACACTCCGGCCCCGTTACTGCCTTCAGTGCTCC GAGTCCCCAGCAGGCCTCCAGGGGGTCAGAAGCACCGAGCAGGGTGACCACGACCAGCTTAAAGAATTATACTCG GCTGGGAACCTGACGGTGCTGGCTACTGACCCCCTGCTTCACCAGGATCCAGTACAGTTAGACTTCCACTTCCGCTGCACCCCCCAAACCTCTACCCATTGGCACGGCCTTCTCTGTGATCATCGACTCTTCCTGGATATCCCATATCAGGCCTTGGATCAAGGCAACTGGGAAAG TTTGACTGCAACACTGGAGTATGTGGAGGAGAAGACCAACGTGGACTTGGTGTTTGTAAGCTTCCAAAATAACCGGAATGACAGAG gtGCCCTGCTACGGGCCTTCAGCTACATGGGCTTTGAGGTGGTCAGACCAGAtcaccctgtcctccctccctgggaCAATGTCATCTTTATGGTGTATCCCCTTGAAAGGGAACTTGGCCACCTGCCCAGTGAGCCTCCCTGA
- the MRPL9 gene encoding 39S ribosomal protein L9, mitochondrial isoform X1, which translates to MAVAGAWGLLRGAVRELLRLPLAGAAPGPERGFSLSHSRGTVIVERWWKVPLAGDGRKPRLHRRHRVYKLVEDTKHGPKGNLELILTQSVVGLGVRGDLVSVKKSLGRNRLLPRGLAVYASPENKKLFEEEKLLRQEGKLERIQTRAGEMTVTFLKSCHLEVGMKNNVKWELNPEIVARHFFKNLGVVVAPHALKLPEEPITQWGKYWCEVTVNGLDTVRVPMSVVNFERPKTKRYKYWLAQQAAKGMAPTGSQTF; encoded by the exons ATGGCGGTGGCTGGGGCGTGGGGGCTGCTGCGAGGAGCCGTCCGGGAGCTGCTGCGGCTGCCGCTCGCGGGGGCCGCCCCCGGCCCGGAGCGCGGCTTCAGCCTCTCTCACAGTCGG GGCACGGTCATCGTGGAGCGCTGGTGGAAGGTACCGTTGGCTGGAGACGGCCGGAAGCCGCGCCTGCACCGGCGACACCGCGTTTACAAGCTGGTAGAGGACACGAAACACGGGCCCAAAGGCAACCTGGAGCTCATCCTTACCCAGTCGGTGGTTG GACTTGGAGTCCGGGGTGACCTGGTCTCAGTGAAGAAATCTTTGGGCCGGAATCGACTGTTGCCTCGAGGTCTGGCTGTATATGCATCCCCTGAAAACAAGAAACTCTTTGAAGAAGAGAAATTG ctGAGACAAGAAGGAAAATTAGAGAGGATCCAGACCAGGGCGGGTGAGATG ACAGTGACGTTTCTCAAAAGCTGTCACCTGGAGGTGGGGATGAAAAACAACGTCAAATGGGAACTAAACCCTGAAATAGTTGCCCGCCATTTCTTCAAAAAT CTTGGTGTTGTGGTCGCCCCACATGCGTTAAAGTTACCAGAAGAACCCATTACACAGTGGGGCAAGTACTGGTGTGAGGTGACG GTAAATGGACTTGACACTGTGAGGGTACCTATGTCTGTGGTGAACTTTGAGAGGCCCAAGACCAAAAGATACAAGTACTGGTTAGCCCAACAAGCTGCCAAGGGAATGGCCCCCACCGGCTCCCAGACTTTCTGA
- the RIIAD1 gene encoding RIIa domain-containing protein 1 yields the protein MATLQGGFLGPDPGALSPAQQEQLSRFKIQTRIANEKYLRTHKEVELLISGFFREMFLKRPDDIQEFAAEYFTDPRLPNKIHMQLIKEKKAA from the exons ATGGCGACGCTGCAGGGCGGGTTTCTGGGGCCGGACCCCGGGGCGCTGAGCCCCGCGCAGCAGGAGCAGCTAAGCCGCTTCAAG ATTCAGACTCGGATTGCTAACGAAAAATACCTAAGGACGCACAAAGAAGTGGAGTTGCTCATAAGTGGTTTCTTCAG agaaatgtttttgaaaagacCGGACGACATCCAAGAATTTGCTGCAG AGTATTTCACGGATCCAAGACTTCCCAACAAGATTCACATGCAGCTAATTAAGGAGAAGAAAGCAGCTTAA
- the MRPL9 gene encoding 39S ribosomal protein L9, mitochondrial isoform X2, with the protein MAVAGAWGLLRGAVRELLRLPLAGAAPGPERGFSLSHSRGTVIVERWWKVPLAGDGRKPRLHRRHRVYKLVEDTKHGPKGNLELILTQSVVGLGVRGDLVSVKKSLGRNRLLPRGLAVYASPENKKLFEEEKLLRQEGKLERIQTRAGEMTVTFLKSCHLEVGMKNNVKWELNPEIVARHFFKNLGVVVAPHALKLPEEPITQWGKYWCEVTDSFGSVYR; encoded by the exons ATGGCGGTGGCTGGGGCGTGGGGGCTGCTGCGAGGAGCCGTCCGGGAGCTGCTGCGGCTGCCGCTCGCGGGGGCCGCCCCCGGCCCGGAGCGCGGCTTCAGCCTCTCTCACAGTCGG GGCACGGTCATCGTGGAGCGCTGGTGGAAGGTACCGTTGGCTGGAGACGGCCGGAAGCCGCGCCTGCACCGGCGACACCGCGTTTACAAGCTGGTAGAGGACACGAAACACGGGCCCAAAGGCAACCTGGAGCTCATCCTTACCCAGTCGGTGGTTG GACTTGGAGTCCGGGGTGACCTGGTCTCAGTGAAGAAATCTTTGGGCCGGAATCGACTGTTGCCTCGAGGTCTGGCTGTATATGCATCCCCTGAAAACAAGAAACTCTTTGAAGAAGAGAAATTG ctGAGACAAGAAGGAAAATTAGAGAGGATCCAGACCAGGGCGGGTGAGATG ACAGTGACGTTTCTCAAAAGCTGTCACCTGGAGGTGGGGATGAAAAACAACGTCAAATGGGAACTAAACCCTGAAATAGTTGCCCGCCATTTCTTCAAAAAT CTTGGTGTTGTGGTCGCCCCACATGCGTTAAAGTTACCAGAAGAACCCATTACACAGTGGGGCAAGTACTGGTGTGAGGTGACG GATTCCTTTGGTTCTGTGTACAGGTAA